Part of the Gimesia chilikensis genome, CTTTACGATACAGGTCCGAAATCAACTGCTGGATTTCAGAAATGGAAAGTAACAGGGTGGGATACTGACGATGGACCTCATCCCGAATTTCTTCCGGACTGCGTTCTCCATTGAGCAGATTCAGAATGTAGTACTGCTCGGGATGCAGCCGCGTGTATTTCAGGGAGACCGGGTCTTTGATAACCCAGTACCCCAGTCCTTTGTAATGAATCCATTTGCTGATTAAATCATCGCGCACGCTCAGCGGAATCGGTCGTTCCGTTGAGGATGTCATGGATTCGCTAAGAGTACTCATATGTGGTCAGGATTCCTGGCAGATTAAGAAATGTCACTTCTTTTTCAGTCTACGAGAACAGCTTAGTCCTCAATATTCTTTGCCGGGCTTCCCTGCGCCACTTTGGGTTCTGATTTATCCGGCAGGATTTTCATTGTGGCCATGTAGCCTGCTTTGAGAATGTTTTCCGGATTTTCGACTTCGGCCCAGACCCGAATTGATTTCCCGTGGATGGGTTCGACTTCGACATCGATAAAAGTAATTTTGCCGTTGAAGGTTTCGTTCTCAACAGGCAGACGCACACCATGAATGTCCAGTTGGACTTCGACGGGCGTTCCCACATGAAACTTCCAGGTATCCTGGATATTCACATAACCTTCCACTTTGACCCGGTTGGTGCTGACCAGTTCCAGAACTTCATCACCGTGACGGACGACTTCGCCGGTCGAACGGAATTTTTTGGTGACGATGCCGTCAAAGGGAGCGATGACTTTCATTTCTTCGAGCTGGGCGTCGATTTCATCGAGTTGCAGCTTATTCATATCGAATTCCAGCTCTGCCTGTTCGATTTGCAGATCGCTTTTTTCGGCGTTCAGGGTCAGGCGTTTGATATCGAGTACGGAAATCGTGTTGGGAACCCGTTTATTAATATCCTTGTTCATTTCCAGTTCGACGTAGGCGGTGTCCCGGGCTTTCTTGGAATAGCGAATTTCAATATCGTTTGTGGCTTTCTTCTCTGCTGTCCGGCGGGCTGCCTTGAGGGCATCGCTTTTTAAGCCTGCGATCACCTGGCCCTTTGTGACTCGCTCCCCTTCGTTGGGTTCGACAAACTCGAGTACGCCGGGACGATCGCTACCGAGGATGACGCGGTCGATCAGTTTAATCCGGCACTCACCAACGGAGATGGCAGCTTCGGGATTTGCAGTCGGTTTCTTTTCGGTGGCTTTCTTTTCGGTGGCTTTGTCTTCGGCCAGCAGGGTCGTTCCTGCATATCCGAGACTGCAACCTGCGGTCAGCAGCATTGTGTACAACACGTGTTTCATTTTGAAATTCATATCCTGATCCTAAAACTGAATCTTAAGGTTCCCGAAGCAAAAAGCCTGCATTTCAACGCTGGTCGAGACTGGAGAGTCTGACATATATAAATATAGACACTTCAGTGCCTCATATCTAACGCCCGGTTCACACTACTCACAAGCAATTTCTGAAGTGGAACAAACCTTTTTCACGGGCTGGTTCAGAACATAACGACATGTTGAACTCCCGCAGCAGGGCATTACAACCGGAATACTTTACCCAGATTATCCTGTTTTCGATATTTGAGACGATTTCCAGCCCCCCTGCCAATCAATGCCTGACCGTAAGTCATGTTCTATTTTCCAATTATGGCCTGTTCTGATTCTACGCATGTTATACTTCAAATATTTGACCGTCTCTTATAACAGGGTATGTTTTTACGGCTCCGGGCTACTGGACCGATTACTCACTTTGTCCGTTTCTTTTCCGCAACATGCCAAAAAAAAGAGATTTACGACAAATTGTCTTTTTGCATTCGCCCTTCCCCCCGAATAAAATCAGGGTATGTAAGATTGTCCACACAGTGAAAATCGCGTGGGGAACCAGCAAAAAACCATAGTTTACGTCAAACATACCGTATAATTTCTGAAAGAGTCTCATTTCAGAAATGGAAAACGGAAATCCATCGATCGATCAAACAGGTAAGTTAACTCTATGACCAGCACTCAATCGCCCACTCAGACCCGTGAACGCGTCATTCGTATTGCGCGGGAAATCGAAGAGTTTGCTCATTCCAACGTCGCCCCCGAGACATTCTTCCGTGAATTTCTCAGACGCGTGGTAGCCGGACTGGGAGCAACGGCAGGTGCTGCCTGGTTAATCGATGAAAGCGGTCGGTTGACGATCAAAAGTGAAGTCAATCTGGCAGACACCGGTTTCTACGAAGAACCAGAGGCGATTCTGAAGAACCAGCGTCTGCTCTCTGATGTCGTTTCCACGGCTGAAGCGCGCATCTTTACCGCCGACGGTGAGAGCGATGTCCACCTCCCCACCGATAACCTGATTGTGGTGGCAGCGTTGACGATTCGCAAAAAACCGGTCGGTGTCATCGAAATCTTCCAGCGGTCGAATGCTCCTAAACAGGCTCACTCAGGTTACCTGCAGTTTGTCGAGCAGATGTCGGGCTATGCCTCGCATTATCTGACAGAGCGCGACAAAGCCAATCAGTCGGATGCATCCCTCGAAGTCTGGGAAGAAGTCGACCAGTTCGTCCAACAGCTGCACCGCAGCCTGGATTTGTCTGAAGTCGCGGCGACCGTCGTGAATGATGGTCGTCAGCTCCTGAATGCTGACCGCGTCAGCCTGGCGATGCAGTACGGCAGAAAAACAGTCATCGAAGCAATCAACGGACAGGACAAAGTCAACAAGCGGGCCAACACGGTCCGACTGCTCTCCAAGCTCTCCAACAAAGTTCTGGCAATGCGTGAGGCCTTTATCTACTCAGGGTCGGTCGATGCGATTCCCCCGCAGATTGAAGAGCCCCTGGCCGACTACCTGCAGGAAAGCGGAACCCGCATGATCATGATCGTGCCGCTTTTCGAACCGGAAAAAATTGTCAAAAATGATGACGAAGCCCTGGGGCGTACCAGCGATAAACCTCGCAAACTGATTGGCGGTCTGATCGTTGAACAGATCACCGACAGCCAGCCGCGACCTCATCTGGAAAGCCGCGCTGATCTGCTGTCGGGGCACATCGCCAGCGGGATTGCCAATTCCCGCAACTACGAGAGCATTTTCCTGATGCCGCTCTGGCGGATGGTCGGACGCATCTTTGCTTCGCTGCGTGGTAAAACTCTCGTCAAAACCCTGGTCGTGATCGCACTGCTTGTCGCTGCCGGCGTGACACTGGCGATGGTTCCCTATGATTATCGAGTCAACTGTGACGGTCGACTGATGCCGACCATTCAGCGGGAAGTCTTTACCAACTGGGAAGGCGAAGTCGTCAAGATTCATGTAGAGAGTGGACAGCAGGTGAAAAAAGGTGACCTGCTGGTGGAAATCCGCAACGAAGACCTGAAAGCCCAGGCCGTAGATGCGGAAAACAAACTGAACGAACTCCGCCTGTCGATGCTGGCAGTGAATGCCCAGCTTCAATCGGACTCCAACAATAAACGCCCGGTGGAAGATATCATCAATCTCCGTGGTAAATTATTTGAAACACGCACCCAGATCGCAGGTACCGAACGGCATCTGGAGATTCTGAACGAGCGACTCGACAAACTGAATGTGCGGGCTCCCATCGATGGCGTTGTCACCACATTCCAGGTGGAACAGCTGCTGATTAACCGTCCGGTGCAGCGGGGTGAACTGCTGATGGAGATCATGGATCCCAACGGTCCCTGGCAGCTGGAACTGGACGTGGAAGAAAAACGGATGGGGCACATCCTCCGAGCGGCTGAGAAGAAGGGCGATATCGAGTTGCCCGTCGAATTCATTCTGGCAACGTCCAACGAACTGACCTACGAAGGGGAAGTCACCGAAATCTCAACACGGGCCAATCACGCCGAAGAGGTAGGGTCGATTGTGGAAACCTATGCCACATTTGATGAAGAAGCACTGCCGATGCTGCGAATTGGTGCTGAAGTGAGTGCCAAGATCGACTGCGGTGAACGCAGCCTGTTCTATGTGCTGTTCGGTGATGTGGTGGAAACCGCCCGTCGTTACTTCTGGTTCTAACAGCCGATCGACAATACTGAAAACAAAAAACGCCCCTGGATTAAATTCCAGGGGCGTTTTTTTATCGATTTACAGACCGCGACTATTCTTTGTCAGCAGGTTTGTCTTCGGTCTTTTTCGGTTCTTCTTTTTTGGCTTCCTCTTTCTTCGGCTCTTTTTCATGTGCATGATCGTGATCATGATCGCCGTGCTCATGGCCGTGACCATCGTGCTTCAGGTCAACATGAAAATGATTTTCGCCGATATCAAGGTGGAAGTGCCCATTCAGATCGGATTCTTTTTTGATCGATTCCGGAATGGCTTTCCCTTCGGCTACGAAACGGGAGGACTTGCCGTCCTTTTCCCCTTCCAGAGGCTTGGCAGCCAGCGGAATTTCGTGTTCTTTGTCGCCAACTTCCATATCAAAGTCGATGGACTCGGCAGCGATCGGAACAGCAGCTTTGGCATCAGGACCGAGAATGAAGGCGGTCAGCGTGCGTTTATCGCCGTCAAAGACGACTTCCACGTGGTACTGTTCTTCACCCACTTCCAGCAGATGACCGCCGTTGGGGCCATGGGCGTGTTCGTGATCGTGTCCATGGTCATGTTCTGCTTCCGCGGAAGCCTGGGAGTCTTTTTCATCGAATGTACGGGTTTCATCCTGTCCGGCACAACCGGTAAACAGGGCGAGTGCCCCGCTGCAACAGACGACAGCCAATAAATTATTAATCCGCATTTTCATTCCTTCCCGAATTATATGAAACAAAGTGTTTTGATAGCGATTTTAATTCGCCCTGTCGATTACATATGCAAATCATATGCAGAATGAACCATAAAGAAAAGCGATCTGCTGAAGTTTCACACAGAGATCACTGAATCCCCTCTTCCTCAGCCTGCGCCTCATCGATAGCATCATCCTGAATATATGTTTTTCCTTTATAACGCTGCGCGACGAACACAAACAGTACCGCGGCCACCAGCATCAGTCCGGAAAAGAACCAGAAGTATCTGGCGCCTTCCAGGTATGAGCTCTGCTCATCAACCATAATGACTTCATTCACACCCGCAGTCAGCAGATTCCCCACCGTCATGGAAAGAAAGAAGAGTGACATGATGAATGACTTCATCGATTTGGGAGCCTGAGTATAGGAAAATTCAAGGCAGGTAATCGAAACCATGACTTCTGCAGAAGTCAAAACCAGATAGGGAATCGCCTGCCAGAGTATGTGAGGAGGGTTATCAGGAGCATGGATGATCCATGATTCAAGCAGGGCGCTGATGGCAAACGAGGCGGCTGCCAGAAAGAAACCGATGGAGATTTTCCGCAGGGGCGTGAGTGGAAAGACTTTGTCGATCAAGGGGTAAATCACATACGTAAACGTCGGCACCAGGATTAAAATAAACAGGGGATTGAGTGCCTGTATTTCGGCCGCTCCCAGCTCATAGCTACCAATCATGTGTTTCATCTTTGTTCCCTGGAGCACCCAGGAAGATCCCGTCTGATCGAAGAGCGACCAGAAGACGGGGAGAAACACATAATAGAGTACCGACAGATTCAACAGCGCCTGCAGTCCTTCCTTACCAAATGTTTCCGAGCGAAACTTCTCCCAGCCCGAAGCGGGAATGTGCACAAATTCATTGCGTCCCAGCCAGAACAGGATGGTGGCGATCAGCATCAAGATACCCGGCAGTCCAAACGCGTAATGAGGTCCATAGTTCTTAAGGATCACCGGAATCAATAAGGAAGCGACAAAGGCCCCCATGTTGATCGACAGATAGAACCAGCCAAAGACCCGGCTGAGCAGATGCTGATTTTTCTTGCCGAACTGATCTCCCACATGGGCAGAGACACAGGGCTTGATCCCCCCAGCGCCAATGGCGATCAAAGTCAGGCCGACCAGCAGCCCCGTTCGCGTTTCATCAATGGCCAGCGCCAAGTGGCCGAAACAGTAGACGATCGACAGAGTCAGAATCGTCCGATATTTGCCCCAGAACACATCGGAGATAATGGACCCCAGGAGTGGGAAGAAGTAGACGGCAGCCACAAACAGATGAAAGTATTTCGTCGCCTGTTCATCGCTCATGTAATCTTTCATGCCCTCTGCATTGAGCAGATACTGTGTCATGAAGATTACGAGTATGCCCCGCATCCCATAATAACTGAAGCGTTCGGCCGCTTCGTTGCCAACAATATAGGGAATCCCGTTCGGCATTTTGGTGGAAGGGACAGGAGCAGTCTTATAAGTTGGCGATGTCATCAGTTGGTCTGGTCCTTCAATGGTGTCTCGACTTCGGTTCAGGTTGATTCTTGCTGCTGCCGATCCGTTTCCACGCGTTCTACCTTTACCCCTTCGGGAGAGGGAGTGAATTGGAAAATGGTGTCAGCATAACGTTCAAACATTACCGGATCGTGGTGACTGATCATGATAATCTGGAAGCCGAGTGCCTGCCCCGCCTCATGAATAATTTTCACTAACCGTGGTACCAGATCGGGACGGAGCCAGCAATCCTGTTCGTCCAGAACAAGTACCCGCCGGTGTTCTGTTTCATCCAGCGTCATGAGCGCAAACATCCGCAGGCCGACCGAGAGGATGTTGGCCACCGAGCCCCCCTGCCCCCGCATAATGTCTTCCGTATTGCCTTCCCGTTCGATCTGAAATTCGACCGTGGCGGCGTTGCGTTTCCATTCAGCGACCGCCTTGAGCTTGAGCGGCTGTTCCAGAACTTCCTGGAGGGCGATCGTCAGTTTCTCCTGAATCATCTGCAGTTCCTGCTCGAACAGCTGACCGCTTAAGGTCTCCAGGGCTTCGGTGACCTGCTCAGAGATCCCCAGGTACTGTTCCGTTTCCTGCAATTGTTGTTTGAGCTGGGCCTGGTCTTTCTCTTTCTGTTCGCGCACCGCGGAGAGCTTCCAACAGCGGCGCTGCAGGCTCATGGGAGACCGCAGTTCCCCGGGCTCGGTCTCGGAATCAGATTGAGAAGTCATGTCGCTCTGCATGGCTCACTTTCCATTCGGCCGGTTCAGGAAGCGTCTGCTGACTGATGTGCGGTTTCAATTTGGGAGAGTTCGGTTTCGATCTTCGCGAGACTCTGATGATACTCGGCCCGCTTACGGGCATTCTCATCCTTGATCTGCTGCAGCTTTGCTTTCAACTCTTCCAGTTGATCGGTGCCATACTCCTCCTGCGCCTGTTGCTTGAGCTCGTTCAGATTCTGCTCCGCATTCACCAGGTCGCGTTCGGATTCAATTTTGCGTTTATTCAGTTTCTGAAACTGTTCCGTCAAAGCTTCGATATCGGGAACTGCTCCCTGCTGGTCATTCGTCATCGCGGGAAACCTCATCTGCTAATTTCTGTATTTCTGCTGCCACGGTAGTTTCAAACTGGGGCAGATTTTTTTCCAGGAACAGTTTCAGCCCTGCTCCCGTATCCGTTCTCCGAGACTGTAATTCGGCCAGCCCCGAAATAAAAGCGGACGGCACGCCTTCCTCGGTTTCGTCTTCCATTTCCGGATGAAAGACTTCATCAAAGGCGGCATGGGGGATTTCCACCTGGGAACGTCGCCAGCCGTCTGCGGTCGCTTCGAGTTTCAGGACAGAAGGAATATGCGCCCGGGTCGCATCGCTGCGCGAACGCCGGATGATATTCCCCGGAGTCACCCAGGTCGTCTGCCCTTTCTGCACGTCTTCGAGCCGACGATGAATGTGGCCGTTGACGACATATTCCACGCCTGTAATTTCATAGGGACGCAGGTGCCCCTGTTCCTCGTAGCCGGGAACGAGCAGATCGTGGTGGGTCACCCAGACGATCAGCGGCGAATCGGTTTCGTGCTCAAAGGCGTCTGCCTTGGGAAGTTTGTGTCCCCAGGAAGTGCCTCCCACAATCACGGAACGGCCTGCCATGGTGCCTCGCCAGGGATTTTCGGTTGAGAGCAGACGATAGCGGCCCGCCTGGATGAGGATGCTGAGCGTGTCGTGTTCGTTCAACTGGTTTTCACGGCAGTCATGATTACCGTAAATGCCGTACACAGGAGTTTCGAATAAGGTCAGCAGTTCACACAGCAGCCAGTTCTGATTGTCGCGGGGAACATGAAACAGGTCACCCAGGATCACGGGAAGTAAGCTTTGTTCCTGCGCCGTCTGCAGACACCACTTGATTTTCTCCAGCACGACGCGGGGATAATCGTCCCTGCGAAAGCCGGGAACCCGCCCTTCCACGTGGGGATCGCCGATCAGGAGCACACCTTGATATTCTTCAGGCGTCATGTGTGTGCCCCTTCAATCCGGTTTCGGCTGACTGAATGAAGCGATCCGGCTCCAGTTCTCCGCCACACGTGGGGCACGTGGGATTCTCTTCCACCCAGTGGAGCAGTTCGACGCGGGCCTGTTCGTATTCGGCTTTGACTTCAGCGTGTCTCTGCTTCCGCTCCAGAAACTGTGTCTCCGCGGCAGTCCACTGCTGACAGAACTGCGCGAGCTTCGCACCATCGACCAGTTCCGGTGGAGAAACGCATTCTGCGAGGATCTCGGCTTCTCTCCGATCCCGTTGCGTGCGGGCTTCTGCGGCCGTCAATCTGGCGATCAGCTTCTCCAGACTTTCAGGGTCGGTCAGCTGGGGAGGATCTTCCAGCGGTTCCAGGCAATTCTGTGTCGCCTGTGACTGCTGGCAGATGCGATCCTGCAGTTGATAATCTCTGATCAGAGCAGCGAGTGCCGATTCATTTTGCAGCGCAGGGGGATCGCTTAATGTCTCCAATGCGGAGACAGTCGTCTGTGAGCGCTGCAGCCCGCTTTGAATCGTCTGCCAGCGCTGGACCAGTGCTGCGAGGGGGCGTTCCGGTTCCTGCTCCAGCGGTCCGGGTAGTACCTGCAGACAGGCAACCCGGCGGGAACAGAGGGCGACACGGGTTTCCGCTTTCGTGAGTTCCGAAATCAGCGTTTCCAGCTGCTGAATCTGCTGCGTTTCGGCCTGGAGTGCCTGATATTGTGTTTCGAGGGTCTCGAGTTCGGATTCCAGATCGGGAACGGGCTCCAGCAGTTTCAGTGTGGCCTCGTTCTGTTTCTGCTCGGTCTGTTGTCGCTGATAGTCCTGCTGGGCCACTTTGACTTTGCTGCGGTGCCGCTTCTGCATCTCGATCAGCACGGAGGCATCCGAGGAGGAGGCAAAGAAGCGGGCGGCCCGACTGCCCCGATCGCCCAGCAGAAAGATGGGCGATTTCTGCTCGCCGAAATGGACATCGAATTCATCGCTGTCCCCCGACTTGACTTTCGCCAGTCTTAATACTTCCGGGAGGATATCGGGGACATTGTTTCTGAGACGATGGAAATCCTGCCCGTCAATCGTATAACTGACGACCTTCTTTTTACGTTTCCATTCGATGACGTGGCCGTCGTCGGTTTCCACGATCACGCGGCACTCTTTGGCACCGTGCCTGACCATGTAATCGCCCGAGGTATTTTCCGCCAGTACCTGCAGGGCAGAGACGAACGCCGACTTACCGCAGTTATTGGGCCCCGTCAGCACGGTGAGTCCGGGCGACAGCTCAATCTCGGTAAACGCGTGGCTCATAAAGTTATGTAGTGTAATCCGTTTCAACATGCCTCAAAGTATAATCATTTCGGTTCGCGAATCACAGGATTGACGCCCCCGGTATTTCAGATCGCCGCCGAAACAGAGGCTTGCGTTCCGCCGTTGATTCGGGTCAAATAACTTCAAAGCCCGGTGAGGGATGGACTGCCCGTCTCCCGCCCTGTTCTCCTGATATTTCAGATAGGATTGCCCATGCTCGCGCCGACCCAATATTTCCTGTGCTTCGCTCTCTTTTCCGGAGCCGTCTGCTCCACCTTACTGACACAAACCGCATCCGGGGCTGAGCAATATCGGGTTTATGTGGGCACCTATACCCGCGGCAGCGACAGCAAGGGGATCTACCAGTTGCTGCTGGACAGCAAGACGGGCAAGCTGACGCACGTGGATGTCACGGAAAACAGCGTGAATCCCTCGTTTCTGGCGATTTCGCCCAATCAGAAATATCTCTACGCTGTTAATGAAATTAATGATTTCGAAGGCCAGAAAGCGGGTGCTGTCAGCTCGTATGCGATTGCCGCAGACAGTGGCAAGCTGACGTTTCTCAACCAGCATTCTTCCCGGGGAGGATCTCCCTGTCACCTGGTAGTAGATGCGACTGGTAAGTTCGTGCTCGTGGCCAACTATTCCGGCGGTAATATCTGCACGCTGCCGATCCAGAAAGATGGTTCCCTCGGCCCCAGTTCTGCTTTTGTCCAACACACCGGTTCCAGTGTGAATGCAGCCCGTCAGAAAGCACCGCACGCACATTCGATTAATCTGGATCCCAAGAACCGTCATGCGGTTGTCGCCGATCTGGGCATTGACGAACTGCGCGTCTACGATTTTTCTGCAGCCGACGGCAGCCTGACTCCGAACGCGGTACCGGGCATCAAAATGGCTCCGGGAGCCGGTCCGCGGCACTTTGCCTTTCATCCAAGCGGGAAATGGGGTTATGTCATTAACGAGCTGAACCTGACCGTGACCGCCATGAAATACAATCAAAAGACGGGTGTCTTTGAGATTCTGCAGAATATCACCACCGTTCCAGAAGGAACGAAACGGAAAGGGAATTCCACAGCGCAGGTTCTGGTGCATCCCTCTGGAAAATTCCTGTATGGCTCCAACCGGGGCCCGAACACGATTGCCATGTATGGAATCGATCAGAAAACGGGCGAACTGACGTCCCTGGGTTATCAGCCGACCGGCGGTGCGATTCCGCGGAACTTCAATATCGACCCGAGTGGGAAATTCCTGCTGGCCGCGAACCAGGATTCGAATAACGTCGTCGTATTCAAGATCGATCAGAAAACGGGAGTGCTGGAACCGACGGGGCATGAAATCGACGTTCCCAAGCCGGTCTGTATTCAGTTTCTGCCGATCGGCGGTACTCCCTGAGTTGACTGACGTCTATAATGCAGACACCTTACCGCGGAGGAAACCCTGCCGCGGTTGCATTGCTTTTGAAAACCTCCAGTCAGAACAAGATCGACACATATGTGGACGAAAATCTGTGGCATTCGTGATGCCGAAACCGCCCGCATGGTGGCGGATCTGGGTGCCTCTGCACTCGGTTTGAATTTTTACGCCCCTTCACCGCGGTGCATTTCTGTTGAAACCGCTGGGGAAATCGCTACGGCCGTCTCGAAGAATGTCGCTCTGGTCGGATTGTTCGTGAATCACAGCCTGGAGGACATTGAAACAATCTGCCAGTCCGTTTCACTCGATCTACTGCAGTTGCACGGTGATGAAACGCCGGAATTCCTGGCGGAACTGGCGGAGCGACTGCCGAACCTGCCTTTGATCCGAGCATTTCGAGTGCGGGAAGCGAATCTCGAATCAATCGCCGCCTATCTATCTGACTGCGATCGCTGTGGCAAACGCCCGGATTACCTGCTGATCGACGCTTATTCACCAGATGCCTTTGGGGGGACCGGCAAAGTGGCTCCCTGGGCGGTGATTCAGGAATATTATCAGTTTACCGAGTGGCCGCCCCTGATTCTGGCGGGGGGACTGACCCCCGAGAATGTCGCGGAAGCCATCGCCGCGGTGCAGCCGTTTGGCGTGGATACCGCCAGCGGAGTGGAATCGGCACCGGGGATGAAAAGTGAGGAACTGGTGGCATCCTTTATCAATCGAACAAAAAAAGCGTGAAATTTCGATCGTCTAACTGGTATAATACGACACAGCTCACGAACGAAAGATGAAGAATCAGAACAGTTTTATGCAACTGCCTTGAGAA contains:
- a CDS encoding lactonase family protein; translated protein: MLAPTQYFLCFALFSGAVCSTLLTQTASGAEQYRVYVGTYTRGSDSKGIYQLLLDSKTGKLTHVDVTENSVNPSFLAISPNQKYLYAVNEINDFEGQKAGAVSSYAIAADSGKLTFLNQHSSRGGSPCHLVVDATGKFVLVANYSGGNICTLPIQKDGSLGPSSAFVQHTGSSVNAARQKAPHAHSINLDPKNRHAVVADLGIDELRVYDFSAADGSLTPNAVPGIKMAPGAGPRHFAFHPSGKWGYVINELNLTVTAMKYNQKTGVFEILQNITTVPEGTKRKGNSTAQVLVHPSGKFLYGSNRGPNTIAMYGIDQKTGELTSLGYQPTGGAIPRNFNIDPSGKFLLAANQDSNNVVVFKIDQKTGVLEPTGHEIDVPKPVCIQFLPIGGTP
- a CDS encoding DNA repair protein; this encodes MTSQSDSETEPGELRSPMSLQRRCWKLSAVREQKEKDQAQLKQQLQETEQYLGISEQVTEALETLSGQLFEQELQMIQEKLTIALQEVLEQPLKLKAVAEWKRNAATVEFQIEREGNTEDIMRGQGGSVANILSVGLRMFALMTLDETEHRRVLVLDEQDCWLRPDLVPRLVKIIHEAGQALGFQIIMISHHDPVMFERYADTIFQFTPSPEGVKVERVETDRQQQEST
- a CDS encoding ATP-binding protein — its product is MLKRITLHNFMSHAFTEIELSPGLTVLTGPNNCGKSAFVSALQVLAENTSGDYMVRHGAKECRVIVETDDGHVIEWKRKKKVVSYTIDGQDFHRLRNNVPDILPEVLRLAKVKSGDSDEFDVHFGEQKSPIFLLGDRGSRAARFFASSSDASVLIEMQKRHRSKVKVAQQDYQRQQTEQKQNEATLKLLEPVPDLESELETLETQYQALQAETQQIQQLETLISELTKAETRVALCSRRVACLQVLPGPLEQEPERPLAALVQRWQTIQSGLQRSQTTVSALETLSDPPALQNESALAALIRDYQLQDRICQQSQATQNCLEPLEDPPQLTDPESLEKLIARLTAAEARTQRDRREAEILAECVSPPELVDGAKLAQFCQQWTAAETQFLERKQRHAEVKAEYEQARVELLHWVEENPTCPTCGGELEPDRFIQSAETGLKGHTHDA
- a CDS encoding efflux RND transporter periplasmic adaptor subunit translates to MKHVLYTMLLTAGCSLGYAGTTLLAEDKATEKKATEKKPTANPEAAISVGECRIKLIDRVILGSDRPGVLEFVEPNEGERVTKGQVIAGLKSDALKAARRTAEKKATNDIEIRYSKKARDTAYVELEMNKDINKRVPNTISVLDIKRLTLNAEKSDLQIEQAELEFDMNKLQLDEIDAQLEEMKVIAPFDGIVTKKFRSTGEVVRHGDEVLELVSTNRVKVEGYVNIQDTWKFHVGTPVEVQLDIHGVRLPVENETFNGKITFIDVEVEPIHGKSIRVWAEVENPENILKAGYMATMKILPDKSEPKVAQGSPAKNIED
- a CDS encoding phosphoribosylanthranilate isomerase; the protein is MWTKICGIRDAETARMVADLGASALGLNFYAPSPRCISVETAGEIATAVSKNVALVGLFVNHSLEDIETICQSVSLDLLQLHGDETPEFLAELAERLPNLPLIRAFRVREANLESIAAYLSDCDRCGKRPDYLLIDAYSPDAFGGTGKVAPWAVIQEYYQFTEWPPLILAGGLTPENVAEAIAAVQPFGVDTASGVESAPGMKSEELVASFINRTKKA
- a CDS encoding efflux RND transporter periplasmic adaptor subunit; this encodes MTSTQSPTQTRERVIRIAREIEEFAHSNVAPETFFREFLRRVVAGLGATAGAAWLIDESGRLTIKSEVNLADTGFYEEPEAILKNQRLLSDVVSTAEARIFTADGESDVHLPTDNLIVVAALTIRKKPVGVIEIFQRSNAPKQAHSGYLQFVEQMSGYASHYLTERDKANQSDASLEVWEEVDQFVQQLHRSLDLSEVAATVVNDGRQLLNADRVSLAMQYGRKTVIEAINGQDKVNKRANTVRLLSKLSNKVLAMREAFIYSGSVDAIPPQIEEPLADYLQESGTRMIMIVPLFEPEKIVKNDDEALGRTSDKPRKLIGGLIVEQITDSQPRPHLESRADLLSGHIASGIANSRNYESIFLMPLWRMVGRIFASLRGKTLVKTLVVIALLVAAGVTLAMVPYDYRVNCDGRLMPTIQREVFTNWEGEVVKIHVESGQQVKKGDLLVEIRNEDLKAQAVDAENKLNELRLSMLAVNAQLQSDSNNKRPVEDIINLRGKLFETRTQIAGTERHLEILNERLDKLNVRAPIDGVVTTFQVEQLLINRPVQRGELLMEIMDPNGPWQLELDVEEKRMGHILRAAEKKGDIELPVEFILATSNELTYEGEVTEISTRANHAEEVGSIVETYATFDEEALPMLRIGAEVSAKIDCGERSLFYVLFGDVVETARRYFWF
- a CDS encoding metallophosphoesterase; amino-acid sequence: MTPEEYQGVLLIGDPHVEGRVPGFRRDDYPRVVLEKIKWCLQTAQEQSLLPVILGDLFHVPRDNQNWLLCELLTLFETPVYGIYGNHDCRENQLNEHDTLSILIQAGRYRLLSTENPWRGTMAGRSVIVGGTSWGHKLPKADAFEHETDSPLIVWVTHHDLLVPGYEEQGHLRPYEITGVEYVVNGHIHRRLEDVQKGQTTWVTPGNIIRRSRSDATRAHIPSVLKLEATADGWRRSQVEIPHAAFDEVFHPEMEDETEEGVPSAFISGLAELQSRRTDTGAGLKLFLEKNLPQFETTVAAEIQKLADEVSRDDE
- a CDS encoding POT family MFS transporter, producing MTSPTYKTAPVPSTKMPNGIPYIVGNEAAERFSYYGMRGILVIFMTQYLLNAEGMKDYMSDEQATKYFHLFVAAVYFFPLLGSIISDVFWGKYRTILTLSIVYCFGHLALAIDETRTGLLVGLTLIAIGAGGIKPCVSAHVGDQFGKKNQHLLSRVFGWFYLSINMGAFVASLLIPVILKNYGPHYAFGLPGILMLIATILFWLGRNEFVHIPASGWEKFRSETFGKEGLQALLNLSVLYYVFLPVFWSLFDQTGSSWVLQGTKMKHMIGSYELGAAEIQALNPLFILILVPTFTYVIYPLIDKVFPLTPLRKISIGFFLAAASFAISALLESWIIHAPDNPPHILWQAIPYLVLTSAEVMVSITCLEFSYTQAPKSMKSFIMSLFFLSMTVGNLLTAGVNEVIMVDEQSSYLEGARYFWFFSGLMLVAAVLFVFVAQRYKGKTYIQDDAIDEAQAEEEGIQ